The Dioscorea cayenensis subsp. rotundata cultivar TDr96_F1 chromosome 8, TDr96_F1_v2_PseudoChromosome.rev07_lg8_w22 25.fasta, whole genome shotgun sequence genome segment aaagttaaaataaaCATCACATTTCACACTCCAAGTTtctatatcttttatttaatatatatatatatatatatatttatttgcgTAGACTCTGCATTACTACAACCCtcatcgatatatatatatatatatatatttaaaaaataaaataaaatctaaaaataaaatagatgaaAAACAACTTTATAGATGAAGGCATGAAGAGGCCATCTTGAGGCACCAACCCAGTGACACTGCAGCTCTCGCCTCGCCCAACTCTTTTCACCCTTTTCATGTGCTGCAATTTAAAGCACCCGGATCCGCCTGCTTCACCGACACCTTTATCACAAACACAGCTCCTTCTACAGCAAACACCCAATTTTCTCCTATCAAAACTCGCCACGCGTCCATTATTTCCATATATCCATCTCCTACATATAGTATAGTTTCAAAGTTCCAACACTCCTCAGCCTATCCCTTACCAATAATCCCAACTTAACCCTCcgtacaatatatatatatatatttctcttttcttcccaCTTTCTCATTCAAATTCAAACAAGcaaataatattcaaaaaaaaaaaaagggaaaaaagacaAGTGATGCCTTATCATCAAAAGCAGGATTGCACCAAGAGATGCTAAAGAGAAGATACCTCATCAAATAATATGCTCAACTTCCAGTTTCCACTTttccatcaccaccaccacattACACAATTatataatacatacatatatattcccCATTAATTACTATcccttcaaaaaaataaaaataaaaataaaaataaaaaagtaaaaaaagtaaaaaaaaaaacacaaattacaGTTGATTGAGTGATTGATTGACTCCTGTAAATATCAtccacattattattattactattatttttatttctacaaAGAACCCGCCGGCACCGCCGTACGGTTAACGCAGAACTCACCGGCGGCAGCGGCGGCGCTGTTACGAGGAATAACAAAATGCGCCAGCTGATCAGTGTGTCCGACCATGTTCTCCGCGCAAAGAAACTCCTCACTGCAAACCCTCTCCACCTCCCGCTCGTAATCGTGCACAAGAACCTCCGCCGATCCGGCCCCCTGCGACCGTGCCATCACCGCCGCCGTGAAGATCGCCGACATCCTCCCCGGCGAGGAGGAATGGTACCCGCGTGGCCCGTCAACGAGGATGACGTCCCAAGCCATGTCGTAGAGCTGGTTGGGGAGGTCGTTAATGGCGAGACGACAATCGGAGAACAAGAGGTTTTGAACGGGGCGGCACTCGGTCTTGATCTGAGATCGGGCGGCGGCGAGGAGTTCAGGGAGTTCCTTGACCTTGGTTATATAAGAGACATCGTAGGCTTCGAGGCCGGGATGGCGTTCTTCGAAGTGGGCGGCGTAGTACTCGTTTTCATCGAGGAAGACGGTGCGGCCGCCGTGGTTGAGAGCACGCCAGAGGAGGGTTTCCTGGCCGAGACCGAAGATGAGGAGATTGCAAGGGGCGCGACGGCGGAGAACGGCGGCGATGGCGCGGAGGTCACCATCGTCCATACGGGAAGATGAGTTAGCGGTGAGAGCGTAGTGGAGGAGAGTGTCGAAGATGTGAGAAGGGAGAGGGGTgacggaggaggaggaggaggatgtgGAGACGGCGGAGGAGATGGAGAGATTAGGGTTAGGAGGGGAATGGGAGGAAGTGGAAGTGGTGGTGAGGAGAGTGAGAAGAGAGGCGAAGGTGAGGAAGGAGATGAAGGCGATGAGCCAGACGCGGTGGTGGGAAGGGAGAGAGAGGGTGGTCCAGATTGGgagttgtttgttgtttgggGAGGGTTGGAGGAGGATGAGCTTAGCGCTGCTGATGCTCTTCATTGTTGAAGgtttggagaaggagaagagaaatgGAGTGTGATgagggagagaagaagaagaagaagaagaagagagaaggagAGGGTGGTGGGGACAAGGAGTGACGTGGTTGTTGGTACCTAGATCTCTCCGATATTTgcgcttttattttttttattttttttgttatttatttattttttttgaaagaaaaaaaaaagggaaagattTTAGGGATTTTATTTGGACTGGGAAGTGAAAGTTGGGGGGTTCTTCATGAATCATGGACATGGCAAGATTGCTGCTGTGCGTTTCCTTTTGTTGGAACTTggtgaagggtttttttttattattatttaaaaaaagagaaagttcTTTGACTGTTGATTTTTGGGAGTAATAAATTCTTAAGCaatctaaatttttataatttggacTAATAATGGTTGGTGAGCAAGTAACGGGTTACCTTAATTGATTGCAATGATACTGTGAGTTTTAAgttgacaaaaaaaaagtagatattggaattgattgaaatatttataGCTTAGAAAGCATTGGCACGAAATAAAAGGTTTTTGGTCTAATGGTATACTGGCATTAACATTAGTccttaaaaaatgttttatagtaatttttattttttaaaatttgaaatacgctgcatgatataaaaaatgatttttttttttta includes the following:
- the LOC120266444 gene encoding protein IRX15-LIKE, with amino-acid sequence MKSISSAKLILLQPSPNNKQLPIWTTLSLPSHHRVWLIAFISFLTFASLLTLLTTTSTSSHSPPNPNLSISSAVSTSSSSSSVTPLPSHIFDTLLHYALTANSSSRMDDGDLRAIAAVLRRRAPCNLLIFGLGQETLLWRALNHGGRTVFLDENEYYAAHFEERHPGLEAYDVSYITKVKELPELLAAARSQIKTECRPVQNLLFSDCRLAINDLPNQLYDMAWDVILVDGPRGYHSSSPGRMSAIFTAAVMARSQGAGSAEVLVHDYEREVERVCSEEFLCAENMVGHTDQLAHFVIPRNSAAAAAGEFCVNRTAVPAGSL